In Microvenator marinus, one genomic interval encodes:
- a CDS encoding HEAT repeat domain-containing protein produces the protein MKTKVEGLIQRCDRPDFTPGKRHFPELLELAVSDDESIRKKAISAWLRAGAPGLDWLVRELEGQEFSSTFRARIARVIQRFAADDVGSSRVQMQELLKDPDEQVQRVVIQAMGQWKDAEEVQLEALLLDHWNSVKELATERGIIKTLGRVGGEKSLALIQDYVDRLEEIDEATQKTIDKTRLEIERRLSRSEANGLDLNVPVQARLRIFSKPGLEFLVQDELKEHSLVSNTPGELECDWDAPLIQLYNSRVMLGFAIVTSSESTRGGLGQALARLLQKKSVLGVLKRVTRGPIRYRIEWMDHGKLRAETLEAAKLLSEGSPELVNDPSERDWDIEVYQVKKSIYALLKPRVEDTRFLWRQEDVPAASHPTVAAALVRLAQVFDRAKVWDPFMGSAQELIEAGKVANEVILVGSDTDAAAIEAARKNLDAAGVKAKIHQTMAQRLDITGQDFIITNPPLGWRIHGPHSVGKSLESLFKEVIPNLSRALKPGGKLVWMSPNPKLTDPIAKAQGLELRMKKPVDLGGMNATLQVWVKR, from the coding sequence ATGAAAACCAAGGTGGAGGGACTCATTCAACGGTGTGATCGTCCCGACTTTACGCCGGGCAAACGCCATTTCCCTGAACTCTTGGAGCTGGCTGTTTCGGACGATGAAAGCATCCGAAAGAAGGCTATCTCAGCTTGGCTGCGCGCCGGCGCGCCGGGCCTCGATTGGCTTGTGCGCGAGCTCGAAGGTCAGGAATTCTCGAGCACCTTCCGTGCACGCATCGCCCGCGTGATTCAACGCTTCGCAGCGGACGATGTGGGCAGCTCGCGCGTCCAGATGCAGGAGCTCTTAAAGGACCCCGACGAACAAGTTCAACGCGTCGTGATTCAGGCCATGGGGCAGTGGAAAGATGCCGAAGAGGTCCAGCTTGAAGCGCTCCTTCTAGACCATTGGAACTCAGTCAAAGAGCTAGCCACTGAGCGCGGAATCATCAAGACCTTGGGAAGAGTGGGCGGCGAGAAGTCTCTCGCCCTGATTCAAGACTACGTGGACCGTTTGGAAGAGATCGACGAAGCTACTCAGAAAACAATCGACAAGACCCGGCTTGAGATTGAGAGGCGGCTTAGCCGGTCCGAGGCCAACGGATTGGATCTCAACGTGCCGGTGCAAGCTAGGCTCCGCATATTCTCGAAGCCGGGGCTCGAATTCCTGGTTCAAGACGAGTTGAAAGAACACTCGCTCGTTTCAAACACTCCCGGCGAATTGGAGTGTGATTGGGACGCACCGCTCATTCAACTTTATAACTCACGCGTGATGCTCGGGTTTGCGATTGTGACATCGAGCGAATCAACGCGAGGTGGACTCGGACAGGCGCTCGCGAGGCTCTTGCAAAAGAAGTCGGTTCTCGGCGTTCTGAAGAGAGTGACGCGCGGCCCTATTCGCTATCGAATCGAATGGATGGATCACGGAAAACTTCGAGCGGAGACGCTCGAGGCCGCAAAACTCTTGTCTGAGGGCTCGCCGGAGCTCGTCAACGACCCTTCTGAGCGCGATTGGGACATTGAGGTGTATCAAGTCAAGAAGTCCATCTACGCGCTTTTGAAGCCTCGTGTGGAGGATACTCGGTTCTTGTGGCGTCAAGAGGATGTTCCGGCTGCGTCCCATCCTACGGTGGCTGCAGCCTTGGTGCGTCTAGCCCAGGTCTTCGATAGGGCCAAGGTTTGGGATCCATTTATGGGCTCAGCTCAAGAGCTTATCGAGGCTGGGAAAGTAGCAAACGAAGTCATTCTGGTGGGGTCGGATACCGATGCCGCTGCAATTGAAGCGGCGCGAAAGAACCTGGATGCGGCGGGCGTCAAGGCCAAGATCCATCAGACGATGGCTCAGAGACTCGATATCACGGGTCAAGACTTCATCATCACAAATCCGCCACTCGGTTGGCGAATCCATGGGCCACATTCCGTGGGCAAATCACTTGAATCTTTGTTCAAAGAAGTCATCCCCAATCTTTCTCGAGCACTAAAGCCGGGCGGAAAGCTCGTCTGGATGAGCCCAAATCCTAAACTCACGGACCCCATCGCCAAGGCGCAGGGCCTTGAGCTCAGGATGAAGAAGCCCGTGGATTTAGGTGGGATGAACGCGACTCTTCAGGTCTGGGTCAAGCGTTGA
- the pepF gene encoding oligoendopeptidase F yields the protein MQFFEHKESASRPTTRIRDEIDDRFKWRVEDIYEDWSAWEKDLQSVRGLMDEFVAYKGKLNEGPEVLVKTHQLSDRIGMTAYKLYRFPQLQFDVDQRNNAIQSRLQQVQNLFAEYGTRTAWFTPELLSLGSEKVMGWVASTPELKVYEFPIAETFRAQEHVLDEAGEQLLSFGSRFRSTPGDVYRALSTADVKYNTITLANGEETTVSPGTYRNLLETNRNQDDRRKAFEAMYTIFDDKKNTFASIYNAICQRDWMSAQSRNYSGTAEAALDSDNVPVSVLETLIETAREGAEPLRRYHKLRKKFLKLDKYYLYDSFVPLVEKDEEYPYDNVSEMIVEAMAPLGSEYQEKLAESLEGGWIDVYENDGKRSGAYSAGVYGVHPYMLLNYTDTLNDVFTLVHELGHTLHTVYSHEHQPFATSSYTIFVAEVASTTNEALLLDYLKARRHEPLDRAILLQHAISEIVGTFYSQALFADYELKAHRLVESGAPITAEVLSNLYDEVQNSFYGDAVDQDPLYKLTWARIPHFFNSPFYVYQYATCFASSAQIIKGLLNEDPTEREATRARYLELLSSGGNNHPMEQLKKAGVDLNDAGTVRAVVDQLNTLVDELEAALEALNA from the coding sequence ATGCAATTTTTCGAACACAAAGAATCCGCTTCTCGCCCCACCACACGTATCCGAGACGAGATCGACGATCGTTTCAAATGGCGAGTCGAAGACATCTATGAGGACTGGTCAGCGTGGGAGAAGGACTTGCAGTCTGTGCGTGGGCTCATGGACGAGTTTGTAGCCTACAAAGGCAAGCTCAACGAAGGCCCAGAGGTTTTGGTAAAGACTCACCAGTTGAGCGACCGAATCGGTATGACTGCCTACAAGCTCTATCGTTTTCCGCAGCTACAATTCGACGTGGACCAGCGCAATAATGCGATCCAGAGCCGACTTCAGCAGGTCCAAAATCTCTTTGCCGAGTACGGTACCCGAACAGCTTGGTTCACGCCTGAACTCTTGAGCCTGGGCAGTGAAAAGGTCATGGGATGGGTCGCTAGCACACCGGAGCTTAAGGTCTATGAGTTCCCGATTGCCGAGACATTTCGCGCGCAAGAGCACGTCCTCGATGAAGCCGGTGAGCAACTTCTCTCCTTCGGTTCTAGGTTTCGAAGCACGCCTGGAGACGTGTACCGAGCCCTCTCAACCGCTGATGTAAAGTACAACACCATCACGCTGGCCAACGGTGAGGAGACGACCGTCTCCCCCGGTACCTATCGGAACCTGTTGGAGACCAATCGAAATCAGGACGACCGCCGCAAAGCGTTCGAGGCGATGTACACGATTTTCGACGATAAGAAGAACACCTTTGCGTCTATCTACAATGCGATTTGTCAGCGCGACTGGATGAGCGCTCAATCCCGCAACTATTCCGGTACGGCCGAGGCTGCACTCGACTCGGACAATGTGCCTGTGTCCGTGTTGGAGACATTGATTGAAACCGCACGCGAAGGCGCAGAGCCACTTCGCCGGTACCACAAACTCCGAAAGAAGTTCCTGAAGCTAGACAAGTACTACCTCTATGACAGCTTCGTGCCCCTGGTAGAGAAGGACGAGGAATACCCGTACGACAACGTCTCCGAGATGATCGTCGAGGCGATGGCTCCGCTTGGCTCCGAGTACCAGGAGAAGCTCGCCGAATCTCTCGAAGGCGGTTGGATTGATGTCTATGAAAACGACGGGAAGCGCTCAGGCGCTTATTCCGCGGGGGTTTACGGCGTCCACCCCTATATGCTTTTGAACTACACAGACACGCTCAACGACGTGTTCACCCTTGTCCACGAGCTGGGACACACGTTGCACACGGTCTACTCTCACGAGCATCAGCCTTTTGCGACCTCGAGCTACACCATCTTTGTGGCCGAAGTTGCGTCCACAACCAACGAAGCCCTCTTGCTGGACTATCTCAAGGCCAGACGGCATGAGCCGCTCGACCGAGCGATTTTGCTGCAGCACGCCATTTCCGAAATCGTTGGAACGTTTTACTCGCAGGCGCTTTTTGCGGATTACGAACTCAAGGCCCATCGCCTTGTGGAGTCGGGCGCACCGATCACCGCTGAGGTGCTCTCAAATCTCTACGACGAAGTTCAGAACTCGTTTTACGGCGACGCTGTGGACCAAGACCCGCTCTACAAATTGACCTGGGCGCGCATCCCGCACTTCTTCAACTCGCCGTTCTACGTCTATCAGTACGCCACGTGTTTTGCGTCTTCAGCACAAATCATCAAGGGCCTACTCAACGAGGACCCAACCGAGCGCGAAGCAACTCGGGCGAGGTATCTGGAGCTTTTGAGCAGTGGAGGAAACAACCATCCGATGGAGCAGCTGAAGAAGGCAGGCGTGGACCTCAACGATGCCGGCACGGTGCGTGCGGTTGTTGATCAGCTCAACACGCTTGTGGACGAGCTCGAAGCCGCCCTCGAAGCTCTCAACGCTTGA